One genomic window of Solanum stenotomum isolate F172 chromosome 9, ASM1918654v1, whole genome shotgun sequence includes the following:
- the LOC125876683 gene encoding uncharacterized protein LOC125876683 isoform X1: MMNSDSVSFKSMAVPTKEDEDPPISSTSLLSFDTDDCSPSSPTKITFNSVIFTALILVTCVSLSTAITFAFLFFSHSSISSISHVSRPLQKLKHPVVLLISSDGFRFGYQYKTDTPNMDRLIRNGTEAELGLIPVFPTLTFPNHYAIVTGLYPAYHGIINNYFLDPITGEHFNMGSHDPKWWLGEPLWETVVNHGLKAATYFWPGSEVNKGGWTCPESLCKRYNGSVPFEERVDTVLKYFDLPNDEIPSFMTLYFEDPDHQGHKVGPDDPQITEAVARVDGMIGKLIQGLEARGVFEDVNIIMVGDHGMVGTCDRKLIFLEDLAPWIEIPKDWIQSYSPLLSIRPPPSYSAKDVVTKMNEGLKSGKVNNGQYLKVYLKEELPDRLHYSASDRIPPIIGLIDEAFKVEQKSSKRFECGGSHGYDNAFFSMRTIFIGHGPKFASGRKVPSFENVQIYNLVTKILNLQGASNNGTTSFPDTILLPSH; encoded by the coding sequence ATGATGAATTCCGATTCAGTCTCCTTCAAGTCTATGGCTGTGCCAACAAAAGAGGATGAAGACCCACCTATTTCCTCCACTTCATTGCTTTCTTTTGACACTGATGACTGTTCCCCATCGTCTCCTACAAAAATTACTTTCAATTCGGTAATTTTCACTGCTCTGATTCTCGTCACTTGTGTATCTCTATCTACAGCAATTACCTTtgctttcctcttcttttcacATTCTTCTATCTCCTCTATTTCGCATGTATCTCGCCCacttcaaaaactcaaacaTCCTGTTGTTCTCTTGATTTCATCTGATGGGTTTCGCTTTGGGTATCAGTACAAGACGGATACCCCAAATATGGATAGGTTGATTAGGAATGGGACAGAAGCTGAACTGGGTTTAATTCCTGTATTCCCAACTTTGACTTTTCCTAATCATTATGCTATTGTTACCGGTTTGTACCCTGCTTATCATGGTATTATAAATAACTATTTCCTTGATCCGATTACTGGAGAGCATTTCAATATGGGGAGTCATGATCCTAAGTGGTGGCTCGGTGAGCCGCTTTGGGAGACTGTAGTCAATCATGGTCTTAAGGCTGCTACTTATTTCTGGCCTGGATCTGAGGTAAATAAAGGAGGCTGGACTTGTCCAGAGTCTCTTTGTAAGAGGTATAATGGTTCTGTGCCATTTGAAGAACGAGTTGATActgttttgaaatattttgatttgccAAATGATGAAATTCCATCGTTTATGACACTCTATTTTGAAGACCCTGATCATCAGGGTCACAAGGTTGGGCCTGATGATCCTCAAATCACTGAAGCCGTTGCAAGAGTTGATGGGATGATTGGGAAGTTGATCCAAGGTTTAGAAGCAAGAGGGGTTTTTGAGGATGTGAATATTATAATGGTTGGCGATCATGGTATGGTTGGCACCTGCGATAGAAAGTTAATTTTCTTAGAGGATTTGGCTCCATGGATTGAAATTCCAAAGGATTGGATACAGTCATATAGTCCATTGCTTTCCATTCGTCCACCACCAAGTTACTCTGCCAAGGATGTCGTTACCAAGATGAATGAAGGCTTAAAGTCAGGGAAGGTTAACAATGGGCAGTATTTGAAAGTCTATCTAAAGGAGGAACTGCCTGATCGGCTGCATTATTCTGCGAGTGATCGAATACCACCCATCATTGGGTTGATCGATGAAGCATTTAAGGTCGAACAGAAGAGCTCAAAAAGGTTTGAATGTGGTGGATCTCATGGTTATGACAATGCATTCTTCTCAATGAGGACCATTTTCATTGGCCATGGTCCTAAGTTTGCTAGTGGCCGTAAAGTCCCATCTTTTGAGAATGTTCAGATTTATAACCTGGTTACCAAAATCCTTAATTTACAAGGAGCATCCAATAACGGGACAACATCATTTCCAGACACGATTCTCTTACCCAGCCACTGA
- the LOC125876683 gene encoding uncharacterized protein LOC125876683 isoform X3 produces MMNSDSVSFKSMAVPTKEDEDPPISSTSLLSFDTDDCSPSSPTKITFNSVIFTALILVTCVSLSTAITFAFLFFSHSSISSISHVSRPLQKLKHPVVLLISSDGFRFGYQYKTDTPNMDRLIRNGTEAELGLIPVFPTLTFPNHYAIVTGLYPAYHGIINNYFLDPITGEHFNMGSHDPKWWLGEPLWETVVNHGLKAATYFWPGSEVNKGGWTCPESLCKRYNGSVPFEERVDTVLKYFDLPNDEIPSFMTLYFEDPDHQGHKVGPDDPQITEAIARVDGMIGKLIQGLEARGVFEDVNIIMLGDHGMVGTCDKKLIFLEDLARWIKIPKDWIQSYSPLLSICPPPSYSAKDVVTKMNEGLKSGKVKNGQYLKVYVKEELPDRLHYSESDRIPPIIGLIDEAFKVEQKSSKRNECGGSHGYDNAFFSMRSIFIGHGPKFARGRKVPSFENVQIYNMVTTILNIQGASNNGTSSFPKTILLPSH; encoded by the exons ATGATGAATTCCGATTCAGTCTCCTTCAAGTCTATGGCTGTGCCAACAAAAGAGGATGAAGACCCACCTATTTCCTCCACTTCATTGCTTTCTTTTGACACTGATGACTGTTCCCCATCGTCTCCTACAAAAATTACTTTCAATTCGGTAATTTTCACTGCTCTGATTCTCGTCACTTGTGTATCTCTATCTACAGCAATTACCTTtgctttcctcttcttttcacATTCTTCTATCTCCTCTATTTCGCATGTATCTCGCCCacttcaaaaactcaaacaTCCTGTTGTTCTCTTGATTTCATCTGATGGGTTTCGCTTTGGGTATCAGTACAAGACGGATACCCCAAATATGGATAGGTTGATTAGGAATGGGACAGAAGCTGAACTGGGTTTAATTCCTGTATTCCCAACTTTGACTTTTCCTAATCATTATGCTATTGTTACCGGTTTGTACCCTGCTTATCATGGTATTATAAATAACTATTTCCTTGATCCGATTACTGGAGAGCATTTCAATATGGGGAGTCATGATCCTAAGTGGTGGCTCGGTGAGCCGCTTTGGGAGACTGTAGTCAATCATGGTCTTAAGGCTGCTACTTATTTCTGGCCTGGATCTGAGGTAAATAAAGGAGGCTGGACTTGTCCAGAGTCTCTTTGTAAGAGGTATAATGGTTCTGTGCCATTTGAAGAACGAGTTGATActgttttgaaatattttgatttgccAAATGATGAAATTCCATCGTTTATGACACTCTATTTTGAAGACCCTGATCATCAGGGTCACAAG GTTGGGCCAGATGATCCTCAGATCACTGAAGCCATTGCTAGAGTTGATGGGATGATTGGAAAGTTGATCCAAGGTTTAGAAGCAAGAGGGGTTTTTGAAGATGTGAACATTATAATGCTTGGCGACCATGGTATGGTTGGCACTTGCGACAAAAAGTTAATCTTTTTGGAGGATTTGGCCCGGTGGATTAAAATTCCAAAGGATTGGATACAGTCATATAGTCCACTGCTTTCCATTTGTCCACCACCGAGTTACTCTGCTAAAGATGTCGTTACCAAGATGAATGAGGGATTAAAGTCGGGGAAGGTTAAGAATGGGCAGTATTTGAAAGTCTATGTAAAGGAGGAACTGCCTGATAGGCTGCATTATTCTGAGAGTGATCGAATACCACCCATCATTGGGTTGATTGATGAAGCATTTAAGGTCGAACAAAAGAGCTCAAAAAGGAATGAATGTGGTGGATCTCATGGTTATGACAATGCATTCTTCTCAATGAGGTCTATTTTCATTGGCCATGGTCCTAAGTTTGCTAGGGGCCGCAAAGTCCCATCATTTGAGAATGTTCAGATTTACAACATGGTTACCACAATCCTTAACATACAAGGAGCATCCAATAATGGA
- the LOC125876683 gene encoding uncharacterized protein LOC125876683 isoform X2 — protein MMNSDSVSFKSMAVPTKEDEDPPISSTSLLSFDTDDCSPSSPTKITFNSVIFTALILVTCVSLSTAITFAFLFFSHSSISSISHVSRPLQKLKHPVVLLISSDGFRFGYQYKTDTPNMDRLIRNGTEAELGLIPVFPTLTFPNHYAIVTGLYPAYHGIINNYFLDPITGEHFNMGSHDPKWWLGEPLWETVVNHGLKAATYFWPGSEVNKGGWTCPESLCKRYNGSVPFEERVDTVLKYFDLPNDEIPSFMTLYFEDPDHQGHKVGPDDPQITEAVARVDGMIGKLIQGLEARGVFEDVNIIMVGDHGMVGTCDRKLIFLEDLAPWIEIPKDWIQSYSPLLSIRPPPSYSAKDVVTKMNEGLKSGKVKNGQYLKVYVKEELPDRLHYSESDRIPPIIGLIDEAFKVEQKSSKRNECGGSHGYDNAFFSMRSIFIGHGPKFARGRKVPSFENVQIYNMVTTILNIQGASNNGTSSFPKTILLPSH, from the exons ATGATGAATTCCGATTCAGTCTCCTTCAAGTCTATGGCTGTGCCAACAAAAGAGGATGAAGACCCACCTATTTCCTCCACTTCATTGCTTTCTTTTGACACTGATGACTGTTCCCCATCGTCTCCTACAAAAATTACTTTCAATTCGGTAATTTTCACTGCTCTGATTCTCGTCACTTGTGTATCTCTATCTACAGCAATTACCTTtgctttcctcttcttttcacATTCTTCTATCTCCTCTATTTCGCATGTATCTCGCCCacttcaaaaactcaaacaTCCTGTTGTTCTCTTGATTTCATCTGATGGGTTTCGCTTTGGGTATCAGTACAAGACGGATACCCCAAATATGGATAGGTTGATTAGGAATGGGACAGAAGCTGAACTGGGTTTAATTCCTGTATTCCCAACTTTGACTTTTCCTAATCATTATGCTATTGTTACCGGTTTGTACCCTGCTTATCATGGTATTATAAATAACTATTTCCTTGATCCGATTACTGGAGAGCATTTCAATATGGGGAGTCATGATCCTAAGTGGTGGCTCGGTGAGCCGCTTTGGGAGACTGTAGTCAATCATGGTCTTAAGGCTGCTACTTATTTCTGGCCTGGATCTGAGGTAAATAAAGGAGGCTGGACTTGTCCAGAGTCTCTTTGTAAGAGGTATAATGGTTCTGTGCCATTTGAAGAACGAGTTGATActgttttgaaatattttgatttgccAAATGATGAAATTCCATCGTTTATGACACTCTATTTTGAAGACCCTGATCATCAGGGTCACAAGGTTGGGCCTGATGATCCTCAAATCACTGAAGCCGTTGCAAGAGTTGATGGGATGATTGGGAAGTTGATCCAAGGTTTAGAAGCAAGAGGGGTTTTTGAGGATGTGAATATTATAATGGTTGGCGATCATGGTATGGTTGGCACCTGCGATAGAAAGTTAATTTTCTTAGAGGATTTGGCTCCATGGATTGAAATTCCAAAGGATTGGATACAGTCATATAGTCCATTGCTTTCCATTCGTCCACCACCAAGTTACTCTGCCAAGGATGTCGTTACCAAGATGAATGAAGGCTTAAAGTCAGGGAAG GTTAAGAATGGGCAGTATTTGAAAGTCTATGTAAAGGAGGAACTGCCTGATAGGCTGCATTATTCTGAGAGTGATCGAATACCACCCATCATTGGGTTGATTGATGAAGCATTTAAGGTCGAACAAAAGAGCTCAAAAAGGAATGAATGTGGTGGATCTCATGGTTATGACAATGCATTCTTCTCAATGAGGTCTATTTTCATTGGCCATGGTCCTAAGTTTGCTAGGGGCCGCAAAGTCCCATCATTTGAGAATGTTCAGATTTACAACATGGTTACCACAATCCTTAACATACAAGGAGCATCCAATAATGGA
- the LOC125876683 gene encoding uncharacterized protein LOC125876683 isoform X4, giving the protein MAVPTKEDEDPPISSTSLLSFDTDDCSPSSPTKITFNSVIFTALILVTCVSLSTAITFAFLFFSHSSISSISHVSRPLQKLKHPVVLLISSDGFRFGYQYKTDTPNMDRLIRNGTEAELGLIPVFPTLTFPNHYAIVTGLYPAYHGIINNYFLDPITGEHFNMGSHDPKWWLGEPLWETVVNHGLKAATYFWPGSEVNKGGWTCPESLCKRYNGSVPFEERVDTVLKYFDLPNDEIPSFMTLYFEDPDHQGHKVGPDDPQITEAVARVDGMIGKLIQGLEARGVFEDVNIIMVGDHGMVGTCDRKLIFLEDLAPWIEIPKDWIQSYSPLLSIRPPPSYSAKDVVTKMNEGLKSGKVNNGQYLKVYLKEELPDRLHYSASDRIPPIIGLIDEAFKVEQKSSKRFECGGSHGYDNAFFSMRTIFIGHGPKFASGRKVPSFENVQIYNLVTKILNLQGASNNGTTSFPDTILLPSH; this is encoded by the coding sequence ATGGCTGTGCCAACAAAAGAGGATGAAGACCCACCTATTTCCTCCACTTCATTGCTTTCTTTTGACACTGATGACTGTTCCCCATCGTCTCCTACAAAAATTACTTTCAATTCGGTAATTTTCACTGCTCTGATTCTCGTCACTTGTGTATCTCTATCTACAGCAATTACCTTtgctttcctcttcttttcacATTCTTCTATCTCCTCTATTTCGCATGTATCTCGCCCacttcaaaaactcaaacaTCCTGTTGTTCTCTTGATTTCATCTGATGGGTTTCGCTTTGGGTATCAGTACAAGACGGATACCCCAAATATGGATAGGTTGATTAGGAATGGGACAGAAGCTGAACTGGGTTTAATTCCTGTATTCCCAACTTTGACTTTTCCTAATCATTATGCTATTGTTACCGGTTTGTACCCTGCTTATCATGGTATTATAAATAACTATTTCCTTGATCCGATTACTGGAGAGCATTTCAATATGGGGAGTCATGATCCTAAGTGGTGGCTCGGTGAGCCGCTTTGGGAGACTGTAGTCAATCATGGTCTTAAGGCTGCTACTTATTTCTGGCCTGGATCTGAGGTAAATAAAGGAGGCTGGACTTGTCCAGAGTCTCTTTGTAAGAGGTATAATGGTTCTGTGCCATTTGAAGAACGAGTTGATActgttttgaaatattttgatttgccAAATGATGAAATTCCATCGTTTATGACACTCTATTTTGAAGACCCTGATCATCAGGGTCACAAGGTTGGGCCTGATGATCCTCAAATCACTGAAGCCGTTGCAAGAGTTGATGGGATGATTGGGAAGTTGATCCAAGGTTTAGAAGCAAGAGGGGTTTTTGAGGATGTGAATATTATAATGGTTGGCGATCATGGTATGGTTGGCACCTGCGATAGAAAGTTAATTTTCTTAGAGGATTTGGCTCCATGGATTGAAATTCCAAAGGATTGGATACAGTCATATAGTCCATTGCTTTCCATTCGTCCACCACCAAGTTACTCTGCCAAGGATGTCGTTACCAAGATGAATGAAGGCTTAAAGTCAGGGAAGGTTAACAATGGGCAGTATTTGAAAGTCTATCTAAAGGAGGAACTGCCTGATCGGCTGCATTATTCTGCGAGTGATCGAATACCACCCATCATTGGGTTGATCGATGAAGCATTTAAGGTCGAACAGAAGAGCTCAAAAAGGTTTGAATGTGGTGGATCTCATGGTTATGACAATGCATTCTTCTCAATGAGGACCATTTTCATTGGCCATGGTCCTAAGTTTGCTAGTGGCCGTAAAGTCCCATCTTTTGAGAATGTTCAGATTTATAACCTGGTTACCAAAATCCTTAATTTACAAGGAGCATCCAATAACGGGACAACATCATTTCCAGACACGATTCTCTTACCCAGCCACTGA